The following is a genomic window from Halopelagius inordinatus.
CATCTCGGCGAGGACGTCGCGGCCGACTCGGACGGGACGATAACCGCGGACCCCGGTGAAACGGTCACGGTGACCGTCTGGGCGAACGCCACCGGCGTGAGCGGCTATCAGACGGCGGTCACCTACGATTCGAGCGTCGTCGACGTCCAATCGGTCTCGGGTTCGGAGGACTTCGACGACCCCGTCGTGAACGATGAGGACGGACGGGTCGCGTTCAACCAGATTCGGGCGTCCGACACGACTGACCCGGTTCTGGCAGAGATAACGTTCTCCGTGACCGGCGATGCGGGCGACGCCACCGAAATCTCGTTCGTCGGGGACGACACGACGTTCGCCGACGGAAACGGTGAGACGTTCTCGCCGGGGTCGTACGAGAGCGTGGAACTGACCGTCGAAGGTTCGACGGCGACGTCCACTCCGACGGAGACGGAAACGCCGACTGACACCGAAACGGCAACCGCGACGTCTACACCGACGGAGACGGACGCGCCGACCGAGACGGAAACGGCGACGGAGACGGAAGCGTCGACCGAAACCGCGACTGAAGCGCCGGACGGGACTGAAGACTCCACATCCACGCCGGATGGCATGGCGGAGCAGACATCCACACCGGATAGTACGAACGAGACGACGTCCACGCCGGACGATACGGACGAATCGACGTCCACGCCGGACAACGAGGCGACGTCTACTCCGACCGAGACTGCGGCACCGGCTAACACTGGTGGCGG
Proteins encoded in this region:
- a CDS encoding cohesin domain-containing protein, whose protein sequence is MRNARVVLACALVVLAVGLPAAAGSAQTGTATGIHLGEDVAADSDGTITADPGETVTVTVWANATGVSGYQTAVTYDSSVVDVQSVSGSEDFDDPVVNDEDGRVAFNQIRASDTTDPVLAEITFSVTGDAGDATEISFVGDDTTFADGNGETFSPGSYESVELTVEGSTATSTPTETETPTDTETATATSTPTETDAPTETETATETEASTETATEAPDGTEDSTSTPDGMAEQTSTPDSTNETTSTPDDTDESTSTPDNEATSTPTETAAPANTGGGGGGGGGGGGGGSSSYDDDDDDDDGDSGASDPAEPSFSIAEASLNTSSPEPGSPVTVSALVENTGDASGEFDLQVYVDENATDANQTVEVDAGQERRVNLSLRFDSPGTYSVAVADTSVGNVTVQQEETATPSSTATETPQTTSKPSDAEAPADTDSPASTAADGTSSGETVESMPGFGFALAAVAIATLLGWVGRRDND